The following coding sequences lie in one Bacilli bacterium PM5-9 genomic window:
- a CDS encoding D-alanine-D-alanine ligase (product_source=KO:K01921; cath_funfam=3.30.470.20,3.40.50.20; cog=COG1181; ko=KO:K01921; pfam=PF01820,PF07478; superfamily=52440,56059; tigrfam=TIGR01205), translating to MKLNIGVVFGGATVEHEISIISANQVINVLDSDKYNIIPIYISKDQDFYFSNSYFDIDIFKDLNKACEAGTKVVFKKEQSRVEMHYFKNKLFSSKMKEIDIFFPVLHGTNGEDGTFQGMMEMLDATFVGCDTKAAVNGQDKVFMKSILKNNGVDVVEYEWFYNSDYYENEDEIINNLINKLHFPMIIKPANLGSSIGISKANDIESLKEAIEFAFKYENKVLVEKVIDNLCEVNCAVLGDYSKQKTSAIEEVFQSEDFLSYEDKYQSQGSKNQSQGMASTKRIMPANIEKSIEERVRELAIKGFKALNLSGNTRIDFLIDNNTKQVYLNETNTIPGSLAFYLWEEAGVPFEQLCEELIKLAIKRKRETSQYVTTFETNVLENFSGSKGAKGKL from the coding sequence ATGAAATTAAATATTGGTGTTGTCTTTGGTGGTGCTACTGTTGAACATGAAATTAGTATCATTAGCGCTAATCAAGTGATTAATGTTTTAGATAGTGATAAATATAATATTATTCCAATTTATATAAGTAAAGATCAAGATTTTTATTTTTCAAATTCTTATTTTGATATTGATATTTTTAAAGATTTAAATAAAGCTTGTGAAGCAGGAACAAAAGTAGTTTTCAAAAAAGAACAAAGCAGAGTAGAAATGCATTATTTTAAAAATAAATTATTTTCATCTAAAATGAAAGAAATTGATATCTTTTTCCCAGTTTTACATGGTACAAATGGAGAAGATGGAACATTCCAAGGTATGATGGAAATGCTGGACGCAACTTTTGTAGGTTGTGATACAAAAGCTGCAGTTAACGGTCAAGATAAAGTATTCATGAAAAGTATTCTTAAAAATAATGGTGTTGATGTTGTTGAGTATGAATGGTTTTATAATTCGGATTACTATGAAAATGAAGATGAAATTATTAATAACTTAATAAACAAATTACATTTCCCAATGATTATTAAACCTGCAAATTTAGGTAGTAGCATTGGAATTAGTAAAGCTAATGATATTGAAAGTCTTAAAGAAGCCATTGAGTTTGCATTTAAATATGAAAACAAAGTATTAGTAGAAAAAGTAATAGATAATCTTTGTGAAGTGAACTGTGCTGTTTTAGGAGATTATAGTAAACAAAAAACAAGTGCAATTGAAGAAGTGTTTCAGTCTGAAGATTTCTTATCTTATGAAGATAAATATCAATCTCAAGGAAGTAAAAATCAATCTCAAGGTATGGCATCAACAAAACGCATAATGCCAGCAAATATTGAAAAGAGTATTGAGGAGCGTGTTAGAGAATTAGCTATCAAGGGATTTAAAGCTTTGAATTTATCAGGTAATACTAGAATAGATTTTTTAATTGATAACAATACTAAACAAGTATACTTAAATGAAACTAATACAATTCCAGGATCACTTGCATTTTATTTGTGGGAAGAAGCTGGTGTTCCGTTTGAACAGTTGTGTGAAGAATTAATTAAGTTAGCAATTAAAAGAAAACGAGAAACTAGTCAATATGTAACAACTTTTGAAACTAATGTTTTAGAAAACTTTAGTGGTTCAAAAGGTGCAAAAGGAAAATTATAA
- a CDS encoding putative YigZ family protein (product_source=TIGR00257; cath_funfam=3.30.230.30; cog=COG1739; pfam=PF01205,PF09186; superfamily=54211,54980; tigrfam=TIGR00257), which produces MLRTINDYVTNTIVIEKSRFICELFVIESEQQAKNILNEVRAKHPKAVHHCYAYVLKNEYQNIENQSDDGEPSKTAGLPMLEILRYEKLVNVLAVVTRYFGGTLLGTGGLIRAYSGSVKQAVDLASIKEAELMYGYLIKIDYHFYDKIAYDLKKMNAIIKETNFNDKVEIMFYIKDKRVIEYLKNSTNNSLEFKELDSTYL; this is translated from the coding sequence TTGTTAAGAACAATTAATGATTATGTTACAAATACAATAGTAATTGAAAAATCACGATTTATTTGTGAGCTTTTTGTGATTGAATCAGAACAACAAGCTAAAAACATTTTAAATGAAGTAAGAGCTAAACATCCTAAGGCAGTTCATCATTGTTATGCATATGTTTTAAAAAATGAATATCAAAATATTGAGAATCAATCAGATGATGGTGAACCATCAAAAACAGCAGGATTGCCAATGTTAGAAATATTAAGGTATGAGAAATTGGTTAATGTACTGGCTGTAGTTACAAGGTATTTTGGTGGGACATTATTGGGTACAGGAGGATTAATTAGAGCATATTCAGGTTCTGTTAAGCAAGCTGTTGATTTAGCTAGTATTAAAGAAGCGGAATTAATGTATGGTTATTTAATTAAAATAGATTATCATTTTTATGATAAAATTGCCTATGATTTAAAGAAAATGAATGCAATTATAAAAGAAACAAATTTTAATGATAAAGTAGAAATTATGTTTTATATTAAAGATAAAAGGGTTATTGAATATTTAAAAAATAGTACTAACAATTCATTAGAATTTAAAGAATTAGATAGTACATACCTCTAA
- a CDS encoding CMP-N,N'-diacetyllegionaminic acid synthase (product_source=KO:K18431; cath_funfam=3.90.550.10; cog=COG1083; ko=KO:K18431; pfam=PF02348; superfamily=53448): protein MSNYNFIAVIPARKGSKRLKNKNILLLNSQPLISYTIASAKKSKYISDIIVSTDSIEILNIAKEYGINENSLRDEKYASSTSKTIDTILYEIDKRGLKNKKNVIVLLQPTSPFRTEKDIDNAIETFLEKKSSVVSVVKVDQHPNFMRKVDETGKLNFFMDNIEDHARTQDLEEVYVCNGAIYINEVDLLTDSTDFNKNDYAYIMDAPSSIDIDNYSDFQFAEFMLMQKNNLETEDV from the coding sequence TTGAGTAATTATAATTTTATTGCAGTAATACCTGCTAGAAAAGGTAGCAAAAGATTAAAAAACAAAAATATTTTATTATTAAATTCACAACCACTAATTAGTTACACGATTGCTTCTGCAAAAAAATCAAAATATATTTCTGATATAATTGTATCAACTGATTCAATAGAGATATTAAATATTGCTAAAGAATATGGAATAAATGAGAACAGCTTAAGAGATGAAAAATATGCTAGTTCAACGTCAAAAACAATAGATACAATATTATATGAAATTGATAAAAGAGGCCTTAAAAATAAAAAAAATGTTATTGTTCTATTACAACCAACATCACCATTTAGAACAGAAAAAGATATAGATAATGCAATAGAGACATTTTTAGAAAAAAAATCATCTGTGGTTAGTGTTGTAAAAGTCGATCAGCACCCAAATTTCATGAGAAAAGTTGACGAGACCGGAAAACTAAATTTTTTCATGGATAATATTGAAGACCATGCAAGAACACAGGACTTAGAAGAAGTATATGTGTGCAATGGAGCAATATATATAAATGAAGTTGATTTATTAACAGATAGTACAGATTTTAATAAAAATGATTATGCATACATAATGGATGCACCTTCATCTATTGATATAGATAATTATAGTGATTTTCAGTTCGCGGAATTTATGTTGATGCAAAAAAACAATTTAGAAACAGAGGATGTTTAA
- a CDS encoding S-adenosylmethionine:tRNA ribosyltransferase-isomerase (product_source=KO:K07568; cath_funfam=3.40.1780.10; cog=COG0809; ko=KO:K07568; pfam=PF02547; superfamily=111337; tigrfam=TIGR00113) produces the protein MYSTDDYDFELDDSLIAQTPLEKRDTSKLLVLNRKDKSIKHKYFTDIIEYLNEGDVLVLNNSRVLPARLFGIKKDTQANVEVLMLKEVNDNIWQCLCKPAKRIKEGTIVSFGDGKLEMECVRTLDEGIREFKLIYNGVLLERLEELGTMPLPPYIKEKLDNQERYQTVYSKNSGSAAAPTAGLHFTIELLEQIEAKGIKIAYVTLHVGLGTFRPVSVTNIKEHQMHSEFYSIDINDVKIINEAKEKGNKVISVGTTTTRTLETIMNKHGKLIECYGNTDIFIYPGYEFKIVDVQITNFHLPKSTLMMLVSAFATKDLIMSAYNEAIKERYRFFSFGDSMIIL, from the coding sequence ATGTATAGTACAGATGATTATGATTTTGAATTAGATGATTCATTAATTGCACAAACGCCATTAGAAAAAAGAGATACATCAAAACTACTAGTTTTAAATAGAAAAGATAAATCAATAAAACATAAATACTTCACTGATATTATAGAATATTTAAATGAAGGAGATGTTTTAGTATTAAATAATAGTAGGGTTTTACCAGCAAGACTTTTTGGAATAAAAAAGGATACGCAGGCAAATGTTGAAGTGCTAATGTTAAAAGAAGTTAATGATAATATTTGGCAATGTTTATGTAAACCAGCAAAAAGAATAAAAGAAGGAACAATTGTATCTTTTGGTGATGGAAAATTGGAAATGGAATGTGTTAGGACACTTGATGAAGGTATAAGAGAATTCAAGTTGATTTATAATGGAGTATTATTAGAAAGACTAGAAGAATTAGGAACAATGCCTTTGCCACCATATATTAAAGAAAAATTAGATAATCAAGAAAGATACCAAACAGTCTACTCGAAAAATAGTGGTAGCGCAGCTGCACCAACAGCAGGATTACACTTTACAATTGAATTATTAGAACAAATAGAAGCTAAAGGTATTAAAATTGCCTATGTTACACTTCACGTTGGACTAGGAACATTTAGACCAGTAAGTGTTACTAATATTAAAGAACATCAGATGCATAGTGAGTTCTATTCAATTGATATTAATGATGTTAAAATAATTAATGAAGCAAAGGAAAAAGGAAATAAAGTAATTAGTGTTGGAACAACGACTACAAGAACATTAGAAACGATAATGAATAAACATGGAAAACTAATAGAATGTTATGGTAATACTGATATTTTTATTTATCCAGGTTATGAGTTTAAAATAGTAGATGTTCAAATTACCAATTTTCATCTTCCAAAATCAACATTGATGATGTTAGTTAGCGCCTTTGCAACTAAAGATTTAATTATGAGTGCATATAATGAAGCAATAAAAGAAAGATATCGTTTCTTTTCATTTGGTGATAGTATGATTATTTTATAA
- a CDS encoding peptidoglycan/LPS O-acetylase OafA/YrhL (product_source=COG1835; cog=COG1835; pfam=PF01757; transmembrane_helix_parts=Inside_1_6,TMhelix_7_29,Outside_30_38,TMhelix_39_61,Inside_62_81,TMhelix_82_104,Outside_105_118,TMhelix_119_141,Inside_142_147,TMhelix_148_167,Outside_168_170,TMhelix_171_190,Inside_191_202,TMhelix_203_222,Outside_223_231,TMhelix_232_249,Inside_250_261,TMhelix_262_284,Outside_285_303,TMhelix_304_326,Inside_327_336), with protein MRNNKRIEIFDIIKGISAIFIIITHFVFTREQRLQHLFPFYIDTAVPFYMMITGYFFYDTFEKVKSYKIRDFYKKLNLNKRIGRLLFPYLFIIIIEIIIFIYIDRQFEVINIINKGGWGPGSYYTFVSIQIVFMAPIIYFLFKKNSKITFAAIIVLDIIYNIYIAPLSSDAYRMLSLRYIIFILLGIRLNRSIKNNENIKISLIFILIGFIFILGYNYLGYTPKIYFNWSNASSFPVALYAYGIVFILYKGYIRFEKKFNNFFFNFFSLLGKASYHIFLFQMLFYGPLTDIKYNVDGLIKKFNFYPSLIICIIICLIGGLLFYYFEQWIRKKINKK; from the coding sequence ATGAGAAATAATAAAAGAATTGAAATTTTTGATATTATAAAGGGAATAAGTGCAATTTTTATAATAATAACTCATTTTGTATTTACTCGTGAACAAAGATTGCAACATTTGTTCCCTTTTTATATTGATACTGCTGTTCCTTTTTATATGATGATTACAGGTTATTTTTTCTATGATACTTTTGAAAAAGTAAAATCATATAAAATAAGAGATTTTTATAAAAAACTAAATTTAAATAAGAGAATAGGCAGGTTACTATTTCCTTATTTATTTATAATAATTATCGAAATAATAATATTTATCTATATAGATAGGCAATTTGAGGTTATAAATATTATAAATAAAGGAGGTTGGGGTCCGGGATCGTACTATACATTTGTTTCTATTCAAATAGTTTTTATGGCACCCATTATTTATTTTCTTTTTAAGAAAAATAGTAAAATAACTTTTGCTGCAATAATAGTGTTAGATATTATTTATAATATATATATAGCTCCATTATCTAGCGATGCTTATCGCATGTTGTCATTAAGGTACATTATTTTTATTTTATTGGGAATTAGACTTAATCGAAGTATAAAAAATAATGAAAATATAAAAATATCATTAATATTTATTTTAATTGGTTTTATTTTTATTTTAGGATATAATTATTTAGGGTATACACCAAAGATATATTTTAATTGGTCAAATGCTTCTTCCTTTCCTGTGGCATTATATGCATACGGAATAGTATTTATATTATATAAAGGATATATTAGATTTGAAAAAAAATTTAACAATTTTTTCTTTAACTTTTTTTCATTATTAGGAAAAGCATCTTATCATATTTTTCTATTTCAAATGTTGTTTTATGGTCCACTAACAGATATCAAATATAATGTGGATGGCCTTATAAAAAAATTCAATTTTTATCCGTCACTTATTATTTGCATTATTATTTGCTTGATTGGTGGATTACTATTTTATTATTTTGAACAATGGATAAGGAAAAAAATTAATAAAAAGTAA
- a CDS encoding murein DD-endopeptidase MepM/ murein hydrolase activator NlpD (product_source=COG0739; cath_funfam=1.20.5.110,2.70.70.10; cleavage_site_network=SignalP-noTM; cog=COG0739; pfam=PF01551; superfamily=144266,51261) — translation MKKKISFLISILVIFVAANVEAEIDFAKNYDYYEKICSKRSSYEINKQACLEFEEYKKKTNSETTKMEDSLTDSKMNADKLSKLIQQNDKIVAKKEKLIKENKRKMAESKRKMALLDKDVLDRLSTMQYFSDENQIIDIIMGSTNLENLMTRIDGISQINKANIEAIYDLDKTEKELEDNQKNLEEDIKKLNKTKKKQKQLLREFRRKEADLYSKMSSGGSSGAVYNDSIEKIDLSKLKDNSKWGRPIKKGVVTARTWYYSGGGWHPGIDVSNKVGTPITAPAKGALLATANSGGGYGKHIVIVTKKGDYVYTLIFAHLSDFAGVNGFNKGDAIAYLGNTGASTGPHVHVEVLRHNTADVSTVVNQYKKQKDYWFGLGYSSKGDCNKVCRLEPTSVFNLKMGQSY, via the coding sequence ATGAAAAAGAAGATATCGTTTTTAATATCAATATTAGTCATTTTTGTTGCTGCAAATGTTGAAGCAGAAATTGACTTTGCAAAAAATTATGATTATTATGAAAAAATTTGTTCTAAAAGATCAAGTTATGAAATAAACAAACAAGCATGTCTTGAGTTTGAGGAATATAAAAAGAAAACAAATTCTGAAACAACTAAAATGGAAGATTCTCTAACAGATTCAAAAATGAATGCTGATAAGCTTTCAAAATTAATCCAACAAAATGATAAAATTGTTGCGAAAAAAGAAAAGTTAATTAAAGAGAATAAAAGAAAAATGGCTGAAAGTAAAAGAAAAATGGCTTTATTAGATAAAGATGTTTTAGACCGTTTAAGCACAATGCAATATTTTTCTGATGAAAATCAGATAATAGATATTATTATGGGATCAACAAATTTAGAAAATTTAATGACAAGAATTGATGGAATATCTCAAATTAATAAAGCAAATATTGAGGCTATTTATGATTTAGATAAAACAGAAAAAGAATTAGAAGATAACCAGAAGAATTTAGAAGAAGATATCAAAAAATTAAATAAAACAAAAAAGAAACAAAAACAACTTCTTAGAGAGTTTAGAAGAAAAGAAGCTGATTTATATTCTAAAATGAGCAGTGGTGGTTCATCTGGTGCTGTATATAATGATAGCATAGAAAAAATTGATTTATCTAAATTGAAAGATAATTCAAAGTGGGGTAGACCAATTAAAAAAGGTGTTGTTACTGCAAGAACATGGTATTATTCAGGTGGCGGATGGCATCCAGGTATAGATGTCTCAAATAAAGTTGGTACACCAATAACTGCTCCAGCTAAAGGTGCTCTTTTAGCAACTGCTAATTCAGGTGGCGGATATGGTAAACATATTGTTATAGTTACTAAAAAAGGTGATTATGTTTATACATTAATATTTGCGCATCTTAGTGATTTTGCAGGTGTCAATGGCTTTAATAAAGGAGATGCAATAGCATACTTAGGTAATACTGGCGCTTCAACAGGACCACATGTTCATGTTGAGGTATTAAGACATAATACTGCTGATGTTAGTACGGTAGTTAATCAGTATAAAAAACAAAAGGATTACTGGTTTGGTTTAGGATATAGTTCTAAAGGAGATTGTAATAAAGTTTGTCGTTTAGAACCAACATCAGTATTTAATCTTAAAATGGGACAATCATATTAG
- a CDS encoding UDP-N-acetylglucosamine 2-epimerase (hydrolyzing) (product_source=KO:K08068; cath_funfam=3.40.50.2000; cog=COG0381; ko=KO:K08068; pfam=PF02350; superfamily=53756; tigrfam=TIGR03568) encodes MENKKILFVTGTRADYGKLKSLMKAVEQLDNFDLHILVTGMHLLEDYGYTVNEIKKDNYKNIHQKSNYADDNKMDLQLAKTITIISEFVENNRPDLIVVHGDRLEALAGALTGAINNIRVAHIEGGEISGTIDESFRHAITKMSHIHLVANEESKNRIIQLGESEDSIFVIGSPDIDIMLSKNIPTFQQFKEKYDVPFEDYAISMYHPVVSEVTLLSDNIKEYVDALIESNRNYIVVYPNNDTGSKIIIKELERLKNNKRFRIFPSIRFEYFITCLKNCHYIVGNSSAGIREAGVFNKVAIDIGSRQSGRYNIDNQKNIIHVAENKTEILSAIEKVDNIDINNEMVFGDGDSTKKFIEILKSGKIFEIDIQKRFVDIE; translated from the coding sequence ATGGAAAATAAAAAAATTTTATTTGTTACAGGAACAAGAGCTGATTATGGAAAATTGAAAAGTTTGATGAAAGCTGTAGAACAATTAGATAATTTTGATTTGCATATTTTAGTTACAGGTATGCATTTGTTAGAAGATTATGGTTATACTGTAAATGAAATAAAAAAAGATAATTATAAAAATATTCATCAAAAGTCTAACTATGCAGATGACAATAAAATGGATTTGCAATTAGCAAAAACAATAACAATTATTTCAGAGTTCGTTGAAAATAATAGACCTGATTTAATTGTTGTTCATGGTGATAGATTAGAAGCATTAGCTGGAGCATTGACAGGTGCAATCAATAATATAAGAGTAGCTCACATTGAGGGCGGAGAAATAAGTGGAACTATAGATGAATCATTTAGACATGCTATTACGAAAATGTCGCATATTCATTTAGTAGCAAATGAAGAGTCAAAAAACAGAATAATTCAATTAGGTGAATCAGAAGATAGTATTTTTGTTATAGGATCACCAGATATAGATATTATGCTTTCAAAAAATATTCCAACATTTCAACAGTTTAAAGAAAAATATGATGTCCCTTTTGAAGATTATGCTATTAGTATGTACCATCCTGTAGTTAGTGAAGTTACATTACTAAGTGATAATATTAAAGAATATGTTGATGCTTTAATTGAATCTAATAGAAATTACATTGTAGTTTATCCAAATAATGATACTGGTTCAAAAATAATTATTAAAGAATTAGAGCGATTAAAAAATAATAAAAGATTTAGAATATTTCCTTCAATAAGATTTGAATATTTTATTACATGTTTGAAAAATTGTCATTATATTGTTGGTAATTCTAGTGCTGGTATAAGAGAAGCAGGTGTTTTTAATAAAGTTGCAATAGATATTGGTAGCAGACAAAGTGGAAGATATAATATTGATAATCAAAAAAATATAATTCATGTAGCAGAAAATAAGACTGAAATATTATCAGCAATAGAAAAAGTTGATAATATTGATATAAATAATGAAATGGTTTTTGGTGATGGGGATAGTACAAAGAAGTTTATAGAAATATTAAAAAGTGGTAAAATATTTGAAATTGATATACAAAAAAGGTTTGTAGACATTGAGTAA
- a CDS encoding N-acetylneuraminate synthase (product_source=TIGR03569; cath_funfam=3.20.20.70; cog=COG2089; pfam=PF03102,PF08666; superfamily=51569; tigrfam=TIGR03569), which translates to MNKYITIGDRKIGLDFPPLVIAEIGINHNGSLKVAKEMVDAAYRAGAEVVKHQTHVVEDEMSGEAKNVIPGNADESIYNIMANAALNEEDEMELKRYVEEKGLIFLSTPFSRAAADRLERMGVTSYKIGSGECNNYPLIRHIARFGKPMIVSTGMNDIKSVEKTVAILEEYNVEYALLHTTNLYPTPFELVRLGAMVELQEAFPNAIIGLSDHTINNNACLAATALGASILERHFTDSMDREGPDIVCSMDGNEMSKLIEGSKEISRMRGGKKEAVQEEQVTIDFAFATVVTIKDIKAGEELTEENIWVKRPGTGEIKAEHYDELLGKIANKDLKKDIHLEWSMFDGK; encoded by the coding sequence ATGAATAAATATATAACAATTGGTGATAGAAAAATTGGATTGGATTTTCCTCCTTTAGTAATTGCTGAAATTGGAATTAATCACAATGGTTCATTGAAAGTAGCAAAAGAAATGGTCGATGCTGCTTATCGTGCAGGTGCAGAAGTTGTTAAACATCAAACGCATGTTGTTGAAGATGAAATGAGTGGTGAAGCAAAAAATGTTATTCCTGGAAATGCAGATGAGTCAATTTACAATATAATGGCAAATGCTGCATTAAATGAAGAAGATGAAATGGAATTAAAAAGATATGTTGAAGAAAAAGGACTTATTTTTTTAAGTACACCATTTTCTAGAGCAGCAGCAGATAGATTAGAAAGAATGGGTGTTACATCATATAAAATTGGATCAGGTGAATGTAATAATTATCCTTTAATTAGACATATTGCTAGATTTGGAAAACCAATGATTGTTTCAACGGGAATGAATGATATTAAAAGTGTAGAAAAAACAGTGGCAATTTTAGAAGAATATAATGTTGAATATGCATTATTACATACTACAAATTTATATCCAACTCCATTTGAGTTAGTTCGTTTAGGTGCAATGGTTGAATTACAGGAAGCTTTTCCAAATGCTATTATTGGTTTAAGCGATCATACAATAAATAATAATGCATGTTTAGCAGCTACTGCTCTTGGAGCATCAATTTTAGAAAGACATTTTACTGATTCAATGGATCGAGAAGGACCTGATATTGTTTGCTCGATGGATGGGAATGAAATGTCAAAATTGATTGAAGGCTCAAAAGAGATTTCGAGGATGCGTGGCGGGAAAAAAGAGGCAGTTCAAGAAGAACAAGTAACAATTGATTTTGCATTTGCGACTGTTGTTACAATAAAAGATATAAAAGCAGGTGAAGAATTAACTGAAGAAAATATTTGGGTTAAAAGACCAGGGACTGGTGAAATAAAAGCTGAGCATTATGATGAGTTATTAGGTAAAATTGCAAATAAAGATTTAAAGAAAGATATTCATTTAGAATGGAGTATGTTTGATGGAAAATAA
- a CDS encoding peptidoglycan/LPS O-acetylase OafA/YrhL (product_source=COG1835; cog=COG1835; pfam=PF01757; superfamily=47954; transmembrane_helix_parts=Outside_1_30,TMhelix_31_53,Inside_54_75,TMhelix_76_98,Outside_99_130,TMhelix_131_153,Inside_154_159,TMhelix_160_177,Outside_178_180,TMhelix_181_203,Inside_204_218,TMhelix_219_241,Outside_242_255,TMhelix_256_275,Inside_276_287,TMhelix_288_310,Outside_311_313,TMhelix_314_336,Inside_337_351): protein MKISSLDGIRGLAVIAVFLGHALYTKNNFPISFAQAGVYYFFILSGFLIMMTFSKKGENGQQLTQNDYYNYFIKRFFRIYPAYFITVVITYLYRIFVMHNSWATPKVLISNLLMLQGKSETPFPFLMASQLWTLVIEVQFYLLLPLLAIFIYAQKTLKKRVIIVVAIGVFSCGLRVMFPYYGFINALIYFDLFCAGMLLSMVFNSQKLQIALRKKETILAVLAIFALPVAILSDYYIAVGIDSFFGFRKEALSREIIAMPLAAITGFSIFYYCIFKNGIINKLFSNKILMFYGNIGYSFYLIHNLILIIIPSESAIGTIAAFCVTTVVSWLSYKYIEQNFIKLGKKILIKE, encoded by the coding sequence ATGAAGATATCAAGTTTAGATGGAATTAGAGGATTAGCAGTCATAGCAGTTTTTTTAGGTCATGCTTTATATACTAAAAATAATTTTCCAATAAGTTTTGCACAAGCAGGAGTATATTACTTTTTTATTTTGTCAGGCTTTTTAATTATGATGACTTTTAGTAAAAAAGGTGAAAATGGACAACAATTAACGCAAAATGATTACTATAATTATTTTATAAAAAGGTTTTTTAGAATATATCCTGCATATTTTATTACAGTGGTAATCACATATTTATATAGAATTTTTGTGATGCATAATTCATGGGCGACACCAAAAGTATTAATTTCAAATCTTTTGATGTTACAAGGTAAAAGTGAAACACCATTTCCGTTTTTAATGGCATCACAATTGTGGACATTAGTTATTGAAGTTCAATTTTATTTATTATTACCATTACTTGCAATTTTTATTTATGCACAAAAAACATTAAAAAAGAGAGTAATTATTGTAGTAGCAATTGGAGTTTTTAGTTGTGGTTTGCGAGTAATGTTTCCCTATTATGGATTTATTAATGCATTAATATATTTTGATTTATTTTGTGCGGGAATGTTATTGTCAATGGTTTTCAATTCACAAAAGCTTCAAATTGCATTAAGAAAAAAAGAAACAATATTGGCTGTTCTTGCAATTTTTGCATTACCTGTAGCTATTTTATCTGATTATTATATTGCAGTTGGAATAGATAGTTTTTTTGGATTTAGAAAAGAAGCTTTATCAAGAGAAATAATTGCAATGCCATTGGCAGCTATTACAGGATTTTCAATATTTTATTACTGTATTTTTAAAAATGGTATAATTAATAAACTTTTTTCTAATAAAATCTTAATGTTTTATGGTAATATAGGTTATAGTTTTTACTTAATTCATAATTTGATTTTAATAATAATTCCATCAGAAAGTGCAATTGGTACAATAGCAGCTTTTTGTGTGACAACCGTAGTATCTTGGTTATCATACAAATATATAGAACAAAATTTTATAAAATTAGGCAAAAAAATTTTAATTAAAGAATAA